The Procambarus clarkii isolate CNS0578487 chromosome 46, FALCON_Pclarkii_2.0, whole genome shotgun sequence genome includes a region encoding these proteins:
- the LOC138350556 gene encoding oviduct-specific glycoprotein-like has translation MEVPSVIGKVPSVIGKVPSVIGKVPSVIGKVPSGIGKVPSVIGKVPSGIGKVPSGIGKIPSGIGNFPSGIGKVPSVIGKVPSGIGKVPSVIGKVPSGIGKVPSGIGKIPSGIGKVPSGIGKVPSGIGKVPSVIGKVPSGIGKVPSGIGKIPSGIDKIPSGIDKIPSGIDKIPSGIDKIPSGIDKIPSGIDKIPSGIDKIPSGIDKIPS, from the coding sequence GTCCCAAGTGTAATTGGAAAGGTCCCAAGTGTAATTGGAAAGGTCCCAAGTGTAATTGGAAAGGTCCCAAGTGTAATTGGAAAGGTCCCAAGTGGAATTGGAAAGGTCCCAAGTGTAATTGGAAAGGTCCCAAGTGGAATTGGAAAGGTCCCAAGTGGAATTGGCAAGATCCCAAGTGGAATTGGAAATTTCCCAAGTGGAATTGGAAAGGTCCCAAGTGTAATTGGAAAGGTCCCAAGTGGAATTGGAAAGGTCCCAAGTGTAATTGGAAAGGTCCCAAGTGGAATTGGAAAGGTCCCAAGTGGAATTGGCAAGATCCCAAGTGGAATTGGAAAGGTCCCAAGTGGAATTGGAAAGGTCCCAAGTGGAATTGGAAAGGTCCCAAGTGTAATTGGAAAGGTCCCAAGTGGAATTGGAAAGGTCCCAAGTGGAATTGGAAAGATCCCAAGTGGAATTGACAAGATCCCAAGTGGAATTGACAAGATCCCAAGTGGAATTGACAAGATCCCAAGTGGAATTGACAAGATCCCAAGTGGAATTGACAAGATCCCAAGTGGAATTGACAAGATCCCAAGTGGAATTGACAAGATCCCAAGTGGAATTGACAAGATCCCAAGTTGA